The region GAGTGTCCCTTTGAGGAGGATCGGGCCATCCTGCACTACCTCCACACTGCTCCAATCTTCAGCGAGGATGGTGAGAACGTACCATGTTGCTTTCATTTTAAGAACACTTAGTAGAATGCTCATCTAAGTATTATTTGTAATTGCTGACACCTTCTTAAGCCATCAATGTTTTACTGTCATTCTTCACCAGGACTGTACCTGGCATCCTATGAGAGTGAGAGTCCTGAGAACCAGGTAGAGAAGGACAGATGGAAAGCACTCAGGTAAGACTCATAACAGACATGAAATCAAAGATGTTACCGAGCCTATATAGACGCACCTTCCTTCATCAGTATCTCATCTCTCCAATCAGGTCTAACGTTTTGGGAAAGACATGAGGCGTGGACGGCAGCTAATCCTCCCATCAGCGAGGGACCATGTGATCTCACTGCACTAAAATGAACTGTGAAGGAGCCTAGCTGGTACTTAGGTGTTTTTCTATGAAGAAATTATGGGTGGGGGGGAACATGATGAACAGGATTCATCAACAAGagtgcaaaaataacaaaaagcttaaaaaaaaaaaaaaaaaagaattaaaaatcaACCCAACAAAATagagaatttaaaatgttaagcTAAAAAAACTGGAACAAAATGCCTTTGCTGCATATCAGAGATGAGGTATAGTATGTTGGAGAGGGATAGAGCTTCTCCTTCCCCAGTCCTCTCAatgtgtgtttactctgtgaAGATATGTTTACTACTATAGAAAGTACAGTTACAGGGGAAACCACTTTATAAGGTTCAATTCCTACTGAtacaaaagttgttttttgcatttgctCCTCTCCctatttctttgtctttccgTTGGTCCAAAGCCCTGTCTAGGTATTTAACTAACTTTTTCCCTTTTAGTTGTAATGTACTGTAACGAAACTTACAGTGATTTGAAGGGCGCTGGCTAGCCCACATCAGTTGTCAAATTTTATAGGTCTACTGATGGAATGGAATCAGTGTGTATATCTGGGACAACAGAAGATGACATTTTAGCAGTTCATCTCACGTGTACTTTTTATGGATGGGAGTGTGTATGTCTCCATGCATTCATGTCTGTTCAGGTTGTCACTATGTTGTTTTGCATGAGAATGACTAGAGAACTGTTTAATTTGTCATCTCCTCTTgtgattgtatttatttttcatttgatttgggAAAGTGTTTGGGCGGTGACTACAAACTCATAAGAAAGTGTTTACTCCTTTTAAATGTATTGTGCCATtaatgcaacaaaataacagTATAGGTCACAGCCAGGCCAGGTGTAGATCGTGTACAGGTGACATTTATCCCTCATCTTTCTGCTCTTCAGGAAGTTTTCTCTGACTGACATTCAGTTGTCTGATATATTTATGGAGATTTCTGTGCTGACAGATGTATAGTTTTTATTGTAACTTTCCTTTCTTGAAAATGAAGTCTAATGGCATGCGATGACGGGTGTTTTTAAAGGGGCATTAAGTGTATCCACCTTGTAAAGAATACTACTGCAACACAAACTTTGTATTGATGTGTTGATGCATTCAATGGAAGGACAATGATGAATTAAGAGACTTTCGTCTGTCTAAAGAAGTAAAGACGGAAACTTGTGCCATATGAATCACTGGTTGTCATGATAATTCAGGTTCCTCTGACTTGAAATGTGTTGTTTATCGTTTTGTGGGGTTGTCTCTGAGCTTTGTTTTTGGCAGTTCTGTTGTGATTTAGGGGCCATCTTGAGGGTTGGGCTGGGAGGGAGGAATGGAACGGGAAAGGGTTTGGTAACTATGTAATTATGAGCTTTTTGAAAAGTCTTGCTGAGTTTGCTATAATTAAttgatgtcagtgttttctcttAAGAAGCACCTTTCCTCTTATTAACAGACTGACTTTAATTCACCCTCATTTGTCATCAACAAAATTTCTTTTAATGTAACATGTTCTCCAGACAACTCAAGACAGTAGAAAGCCAGAGATCTGATGTCAAACCCGCCATTCAAGGTGACGACGTGTTTTAATAAAACTTTGCCTGTGTTGAACATATGTTTTTAATGAGTTGCTTTCAGGATATCAGTTCTGCTTTTTTCATAATACAATTGAGTTGGTTTTTCGTTTACACACTATACTGTGAGCAGCTCAGTTCTCACCTTTTGGCTTCAACATTGGTGCAAAAATGGTTACTGGTTCCTTAAAAGGCTTGAATAAAAATAACCTGGTCTAAGATAAATGCCAGCAGTTAATTTCGTTTATGACATCACTTGGTTTGATTAATTTCCTTCTTCTCAACCTAAGGATTTACAACCAGGTTGAGTGCTGCTGACTTTCTAGCGATGTGTCATTCGTGAACTAGTCGTTCATTTggaactaatcttttgtatgacttgACAAGTCATCTAAGTGGGTGATTCGTTCTTGTTTCTGTAGTCCGCACAGGCTCAGATTTGTTCACAAACGGGTCTTGCTGCTGCATATAGTCTGtgtaggaatggctgattcATTCATGACTCATAAAATAGGGTCTTTCGTTCAATATTCACGTGGATACAGtagtaacatgaccaatgctttttttttttttttttttttttttatgaccaaTGCTtttattactggtgaggagaacTATCTGATGTCAGCACAAAAGTTAACATTAGCTATGTACTttagctatgggatggatgtttaatttgcctttctgttggaacGAATTCATACACTACGGGCATGGGTGGACAATAATGAAGTGAATTTCCTTGAGGACTGTtcttaagtacagtttttgagtatctgtactttgagtttttttttttttttttaactccactacatttctatggatgctcttattattattattattattattattatcattttgtaaaatgcaAATCCTCTGTGcttgttccaggtaagaatacGGCCACggtgtataatcctcatcctacctggattatttctccataacgatcggctcattcttcattatacatcatggccgtattattacctggaacacgtaTTAGCTTGTGGCCAGAgttgtcttctgtggacatcactgacaacacggtccaactcctcatcactcacagctgaatacaggtctgtctttctgcacaaaaaacattaacaacaagTAATGTCCCAGTCCTTGTATGCGTTGTTCTGTTTGAAccggtggagtacttcttctaaatttgcagTCAATATTTTTGTCGGAAAGTGCGGAAATAACGTCAACAACTTCAATAAATTCCTCTCCTTTACATGCTgcatgctctgggtcagcaggtcccACTTCCACATACTCTGCAAGGCGTAAAATGTCTCTCATAAATTCCCCAGAAAATTGAAGCACATCCTGTGTAGCCGCCATTTTTTGAAAGATTCCATGTTTCACCAAAGCAATTGATTCACCTTTGCCCTGTCCAGGCCAGCTGACAGTCTTGCCTGGGCCCGGGACAAAATAAGAGGCATGGCCCtcccatgtctctctctctgttacctgtctgcagctgcagccctctcctctctgtctcttcctttctgatgtagctaccaaactcagctgtttctgtcaaagatagttttgtgtcgggctttcATACAAGCTAGGCTACAGGACATTAGCATTAGAGCTAGCCAGTTAGCTtagttacaagctaactgcgctgtttcttacctttcTCAACGTTTCTCATCCCAGcttcaccatcaccaccttttttaatatttgtttagGCCGTTTCTgaactctttattttcttatttttctttcttttcctttctgatcaccggactgatgctgatcggacattttcctaccgaacttcagacaacaggaaacagcctggcatagcaacaaTAATCAAGGGGGGTGGGGCTTAGCGAAAGATCGctggccaaaccatttgttggggggtAGACaatcaggaagaaaacaaataagatgcTTATGTAACTCAAATGTTACACAATCTTTTCCACGTGTAGGCTTACTTTGACAACCTTTGAAAAATTATTCCATAATTTAATGAGGGCTCAGTTCTGGGCCCGGGACAGCAGACCCGTTTGTGCCCCACTATCGGCGGGCttggccccgcccactgacttttgatgggtgagtttgacagataaaataacaaCAGGATCATggaataattaattaaatcGTGAAATAATGATATATATACTTAAGTAGGCTTTtgcccaaaagggtgctcaatagCAAAGttgtattatatgccaagtgaagcaaaccatgtttcTCATCAGTGTTTTAAAGCCGTGCTTTTCCAGGCATTACTCAAAAGACAGCTACAGCGCCCTACTGGttccaatgaatgaaatgaacaaatgacttgaaaaaagattagttcattttactgaaggagattaaaagacctgagcCACTTAAAAGCTCCGAATCACTTCCCATCACTAATTCCTTCAGGTATTCCCCAAAGCCAAACGCAACCATCTAATAAGCACTCATAGAATGGCTGAAACTtgcagatatatttttttttaatctgattgATAAGTTAATTTCCTGTTTACAATGTATCACAATATACTAAAAACTGCCCTATGAAAATTTCTAGAGACCCAGGTGacctctttaaattattttgtccATAATTGTGATGAGACAAGAAAATTGAAAGGCTTGAACTAATAGCACATTATTCTTTATGAACAACCTTAGCCATTTAAGGAAAATAATTGCTGAGTACGTTTATTGTTTTGGCTTTTCTGGTAAACATCATAATGCCAAATTTTGATATTATCCatttaatacatatttaaatcagtgatttttataaattatctttatttctgaaaacagtGGACATGAAGGGTTACTTAAATTTTTATGTAGACAAATCAGTAAAGGCGacaattcatttaatttgaaaactcCACCACAGTCCGTTTTAAATGTAGGCAAATCAATTCAAAACAACGTGCTTCTTATAAGTTCATCTCAGCAGGTTTTAGTCTTTGAGTTCTTCTGCTCCCGACCCAAATGTGATCTGGGCTAATTTGGTGTAAATCTCAAAATGCCTGGAGCCCAAGAAGGTCCCGAAGAAGGCCTGGAGCACCAGCACCGCCCTCATCCTCCTGAGGATCGGTCTGGACAGGTCCATCCAGTACCGGAGCATATTGCCCTTCTCTGGCATCGGCGCTGTCTGGTACCTGGATGCGAGGGCAATGTTGACGGGTAAGGCCAGGATGATGGGGTACACACCGGCTCCGATCACCCCAACAAGCGCGCCTCTGATCAGGGCGCAGGAGGGGCAGTTGAGATCGCCGGACATGAGGGAGCTGGACACCAGAGCGTTGTAGAGGGCGGCTGTGGTCATGAAGGGCAACACGGCCATCGGCAGGCCGGAAGTTACGGGCGCCTGCGTGATATGCAGAGCTCTGCGATACAAGCTGTTGGATATTAATCCCGCAAGCGCTGCATTTCCCCCGAGATACAGAGGTCCATACATGAAGAATTTCTGATCCGTGTCAGGCAGCTTCTCGAAATTCTTGGCCAGCATTTCAACGATCACTGTCCTGCTGAGCGCATTTCCAGAGACGCTCTCCTTCCCCAGGCTGTCTGACATGTTCAGGGTTGAAGTCTAAACCATGAAATGTAAAACGTTAATGTTTCTGGCTGATATTCTGTTTAACAATGTGGACAACGCTGTTGTTTCGTTGAGATTGCACTGCCCTCAGCCTGCATACAGAGCGCAGACATGTCTTACCCACAATCCAACGGCTCTGAGAGTGTTCTGTGCCCTGCGTATTGCTTCCCAGGCAAGCACAGAGATTGGACGAAACAAATGGACTGCTCCGAGTTTTTACTTATCTCCTTTTAACAGGGCAGAGTCTCGATGTCCATAGTCAacactttaaattaaatgcacGGATGGCTTAAAAAAGAACTCATCTGAGCTGCTTCTTAGAGTCAGATTCAGGTTCCTCCTTTGCTGCGTCGGAAGCCTCTTAATATTGTGCTCTCAGGAATATCAACTTTTCGTTCCGtgcatatacatttttttgtaaaccCCTCAAAAAAGTATGGATAATATTTAAATGAGCTGTAGAAATAACAAATTTCAGTCGTAGACCTGAAAGACAAATTGAGGAATTAATCTTCCAATGTGACATCACTGTGCGTATGTGACGTCATGGAACGTGTTTGAGAAAGTTCAGGAAAAAAACCAAGTCGGGTAAAGAGTCGCCATCTTTAAAGAAGGAGAATCGGAAGCTCTCGTCGTTTCTTTGTTCATACTTTTCACGGAGCCGAttgttctgctgttttgaaTCGAACAGGTACTATAGAAAGGTACGCGGGTGTCTTTTAACGCTCTTCAGCcgccattttattttctttccgCCTATTCTAACGTTTTCCCTAATGTCAGCTAGCATTAGCCAGTTAGCTCCGCCGACATTCGACGCCTCACCAACAGGACCGCTAGGCCTGCAGCTACAAAATATGTCCAATCAGATGTAATAGATTTGACAAGCGGGCAATAGTCTAAGATCATAGAGACAATCAATATCTACAGAGGGCACTTGTGTAATTTACTAATTgcaataaattaatttgatatATTGTATACTGTTTACGTTGTTGTGGATTCGCGCTGAAGCGCTCAGCGCTCGTTGGGGCCTTCAGAGAGACAGGGTTAGACAGTCTCGTAGTTACAATGCGGAAGTTGTTTCGTTTTAAGCTTGAGCGCTGCAAATTAACAATGTTTACTATTGATTTATATTGTTAACTATTATCCCGCAGTATTCTTTCGAAACATCTCAACCGTAAAAACATTGTGTAGTTCTAAAAAGTAATGTACCATGATCCCGAGGGCCGATGTACTGCTCTTTACACTCTGATATGGTATTTGACTAACAGTAAGACGAGAGTAAGATAATGTTTTCATGGCGAATCCGTGGTAAGATGAACACCGTCACAGTTGGTGTATTAATTAACTAGTTATGGGCCAACTACAGTGTGGACCTTCAACCTATTTGGCCAATTGTTTCTAATATACTTGCCTACCCTCTTTTGCATTATCCTGGTACAGTTGACCGTTTTAGTTTGCAACAGACGCTTGCTGAAGTGCGCTGCCTGATTTGCTATAAGGAAGTGGTCTCCACAGAAATAACGACTGAATTGCTGGGCCTGAGGCCATAGATGCACACACTCtaatttaatttgtgttaatATATAGATTTAACAcccagttgttgttgttgttgggtttttttttttttttttttttttttttttttttttttttttttacagttatttttgCTGTTATTCCAGATGCGTCACTCAAAAAAGATGCGTTCCCCAGGTGTCTGGCTTGACGAATACAGCTGGGAAGAAAGGATGGAGTGTCGTAAGCGAAAGAACCGAGATTCCCACAGCAGCGAAAGAGAAAACAAGTCTAGAAGAACTCATCGTCACCACAAGGCATATGAAGGGTAAATATCGTTCACGTTTGCTGTGTTAAAATTTAGGGACATTTTGATTGCTCACATGCCCACAGCCATATCATAACCTGCTAGGTGAAAACTTTGGAGAAGTTAAGATCAAtactaaaatgaaatatatatataaaatatatatatatatatatatatatatatatatatatatatatatatatatgaaagagtttgttatttttgattttgattttattttgattttattattttattttattttatttattttttttacctgatcCTTAAAATGTACGTTCCTATCTTGAGCCATATTGGAGGGTGTGTTGATTGTCAGATCAGATCTGGTCTTAACACGAGAAACTGGTTAAATTTAGATAGCAACTAATGCAAAATGTGGGTCAGTTAGGCTTTAAAGTGCTGACACTGTGTCTTGTATACCATCATATTACCACTAGTTTTCAGAAATCTAGTGACTTGTGTTTCTGTCTATTGCAGTGACCTTCAAAGTAAACCACTAAGGGTTCAGACATATAAAAGATGTGCTATGTATGTAGTTAAACACAGCCCACTTATGGCTGTGTCATATGTTATTGTAATAGTATTCCAAATGTATCTATTTTGATAGTCAATTCAGTTCATCCTTAGATAATAGTTAATTGTTAATTTCAGTTCACCCATGACACAGTTGGACAATTGTGTCTATTTTTCTGAGCATTTATGATGACCAAAGAGGGTACATGAGGTATTTTCACATCTGCTCGAATGTCAATCCTGTAGAGAGGCAGACCTCTTCCTGGAAGACACCTGACACTACCAGGGTGTTGGGGCTCTTGGGGTTTCTTGATCTTTTTTAGATCCCAAGATGCTAACATGACCTACTTGGTGGGCATGCTTGAGGGAATGAGAAACATTCTGCATAAACTCAACTTTAATGAGTGACGACTAagacatttaaaagcaaaatgcaTATGAGGAGTCCTTGGAAGGTAATATGaaatttaatgtgaaaagaTGGGAAATCAAAAGAGTTTTTCTTGTGTGGAAAAAATTTCCATAGACAGATGATAGCTCCTGGTTCTGATGTCCCCAGGATTTGCAGGTGTAGAATCGCATATCACATTATGCGCTATCAGATTGTGATGCAAATTGTTCCACTTGTGTTTCAAGAAAGGCATGCAATCGTTTGCCAGAAACATAAATGTTAGAATTTCCCTGATGTGTGGCATTACATGTTGGCATTTGCACTCCTCAGAATGCTATTTGGGCAGTGATAATCTGTCCCTGAAATGCTCTGAACTGCACCCTGTCACTGAACAAGATGCTTGCCATTTGATGATTGTAAATCAGTGTGTTGCTAATTACAAATCTTACATAAATGGTGCAGGGGATAGAGTGTCAGGCAATAGGCGGACCATTAG is a window of Echeneis naucrates chromosome 10, fEcheNa1.1, whole genome shotgun sequence DNA encoding:
- the tmem126a gene encoding transmembrane protein 126A; this encodes MSDSLGKESVSGNALSRTVIVEMLAKNFEKLPDTDQKFFMYGPLYLGGNAALAGLISNSLYRRALHITQAPVTSGLPMAVLPFMTTAALYNALVSSSLMSGDLNCPSCALIRGALVGVIGAGVYPIILALPVNIALASRYQTAPMPEKGNMLRYWMDLSRPILRRMRAVLVLQAFFGTFLGSRHFEIYTKLAQITFGSGAEELKD